A window of Phycisphaerales bacterium contains these coding sequences:
- the holA gene encoding DNA polymerase III subunit delta: MAKKPAASTDLKPMEECRVFIIQGKEAFLRVERTAEVRERLEKHFGGVDVFTFDGNSATAADVLDECRSFGLMSGHKLVIVEDAEELVKEDTRPLFERYAESPCEGSTLVLRSGAWRAGKLDKIVNEVGMTILCNPVSDNEAQKWVSKRAGSEHRVKIDPVAVSMLVMRVGAELGKLDTELAKLAAAAPEGLITPEIVQQFVQPTREEAVWGIQQTLLTEDANTAMQHLRYVLDVSRHPPQLVLYAFVDLARKVHAASRALHQGVSPQVIARTLKLWGASEHAILKAGNNANPARALRLLRDCVAADSRSKSGFGEVERTLERLVVRFSQLLGSHNTAQNTAGSRR, translated from the coding sequence ATGGCCAAGAAGCCCGCCGCGAGCACCGACCTCAAGCCGATGGAGGAGTGCCGCGTCTTCATCATCCAAGGCAAGGAGGCGTTCCTGCGGGTGGAGCGCACGGCGGAGGTGCGCGAGCGGCTGGAGAAGCACTTCGGGGGCGTGGACGTGTTCACCTTCGACGGCAACAGCGCCACCGCGGCCGACGTGCTGGACGAGTGCCGCAGCTTCGGGCTGATGTCGGGGCACAAGCTGGTGATCGTGGAGGACGCGGAGGAGCTGGTGAAGGAGGACACGCGCCCGCTGTTCGAGCGGTACGCCGAGTCGCCCTGTGAGGGCTCGACGCTGGTGCTGCGGAGCGGGGCGTGGCGGGCGGGCAAGCTGGACAAGATCGTCAATGAGGTGGGGATGACGATCCTTTGCAACCCGGTGAGCGACAACGAGGCGCAGAAGTGGGTGAGCAAGCGGGCGGGGAGCGAGCACCGGGTGAAGATCGATCCGGTGGCGGTGTCGATGCTGGTGATGCGGGTGGGCGCGGAGCTGGGGAAACTCGACACGGAGCTGGCAAAGCTCGCGGCCGCGGCCCCCGAGGGGCTGATCACGCCCGAGATCGTGCAGCAGTTCGTGCAGCCCACGCGCGAGGAGGCGGTGTGGGGCATCCAGCAGACGCTGCTGACAGAGGATGCGAATACGGCGATGCAGCACCTGAGGTACGTGCTGGATGTGTCGCGGCACCCGCCGCAGCTGGTGCTGTACGCGTTCGTGGACCTGGCGCGCAAGGTGCACGCCGCGTCGCGGGCGCTGCACCAAGGCGTGTCGCCGCAGGTGATCGCCCGCACGCTGAAGCTGTGGGGCGCCTCCGAGCACGCGATCCTCAAGGCGGGCAACAACGCGAACCCAGCGCGGGCGCTGCGGCTGCTGCGGGACTGCGTCGCCGCCGACAGCCGAAGCAAGTCGGGCTTCGGCGAGGTGGAGCGGACGCTGGAGCGGCTGGTGGTGCGGTTCTCGCAGCTGCTGGGCTCGCACAACACCGCCCAGAACACTGCTGGATCGAGGCGCTGA
- a CDS encoding transposase, with product MSLPLAYFLTWACYGQRLHGDERGTVDREHNRRGSPMLAPDPRRVARERAVMNGPPVTLSAAMRAVVEDAIPQLCEERGWRLITQSVRTTHVHVVVNCRGSHSPERAMAQFNARLTRELRRADLAGEDQHLWAEHGSTRWINDYAGLYGAIAYVNDWQTGPNREMLEEHRRATRAHIESLKAWLREQGLPEDGSTVVVGESMEERHARVNPEVVRNEPRTE from the coding sequence ATGTCCCTCCCGCTCGCGTACTTCCTCACATGGGCGTGCTATGGCCAGCGGCTGCACGGTGATGAGCGCGGCACGGTTGACCGCGAGCACAATCGGCGCGGCTCTCCGATGCTCGCACCGGACCCGAGGCGGGTGGCCCGCGAGCGCGCGGTGATGAACGGACCGCCGGTGACACTCTCGGCAGCGATGCGGGCCGTCGTCGAGGATGCGATCCCACAGCTGTGCGAAGAGCGGGGCTGGCGGCTGATCACGCAGAGCGTGCGCACCACGCACGTCCATGTGGTCGTGAACTGCCGTGGCTCGCACTCGCCGGAACGAGCAATGGCGCAGTTCAATGCGAGGCTGACGCGCGAGCTGCGGCGCGCCGATCTCGCGGGCGAGGATCAGCACCTGTGGGCGGAGCACGGCAGTACGCGCTGGATCAACGATTACGCGGGGCTGTACGGGGCCATCGCGTACGTCAACGACTGGCAGACAGGTCCGAACCGCGAGATGCTCGAGGAGCACCGGCGGGCGACGCGGGCGCACATTGAGTCGCTGAAGGCGTGGCTGCGCGAACAGGGACTGCCGGAGGACGGCAGCACTGTGGTGGTGGGTGAGAGCATGGAAGAGCGGCATGCGCGCGTGAACCCGGAAGTCGTTCGGAACGAGCCCCGAACGGAGTGA
- a CDS encoding zinc-dependent metalloprotease, whose amino-acid sequence MLMRLARIATAAALVAACGLATPVVAQDGAPSGGGEAPQFKPFAEVSKGYEKVISTADGQSFYTLFTRKRDGGMLAELPRGWESQKQFIAMTVASGESYAGLQTGDLYVYWKRFDNRLMLMEPNVGTRSNGDPESKSSVKNLFTDRVILDVPIVCMGPNGQPVIDFKALLAGRIREVFTAGGGVGRVGRGALSANASLATIKDAKAFPKNVEITYEMPTTNGRIQAFHYSISSIPDSTGYQPRVADDRVGYFTTVYRDLGKFTDREKWVRYINRWHVEKRDPKLKMSPPKEPIVFYIDTAVPVRYRTAVREGVLRWNKAFEKVGIKDAIEVYQQDEATNQHMDKDPEDVRYNFIRWLSNDEGTAIGPSRTHPLTGQILDADVVLTDGWIRHFWVQYNEIMPEIAMENLSGETIAWLDKNPQWDPRVRLADPGERDAIIAQRARRGVLAYGGHPIAMHTSGAQEHDSTRLAGAREFDGLIGRSSQFNGLCLAAKGKAFDMATMQMTMEIMDMDEVAKAYGIETGAEGEPAEGEKGEGKKKEKGDSLDGIPDWFVGPLLADLVSHEVGHTLGLRHNFKASGQWTLEEVNSEKVKGKSPITASIMDYTPVNFAIKDGKATGDFAMIDVGKYDYWAIEYGYTLDDPKKVLEKVGEPGHEYGTDEDVGGPDPLAQRYDFSKNPIDYAKSQMELAKYHRERLLEKFAKNGESWAKVRRGYTISLGMQTRGLSMLSPWVGGAHVNRDHKGDPNGREPIVVVPAAQQREALKWVIENSFFDESFGLTPELLQKMTVQKWLDQGGGRDAAEDATWPVHDRIAGIQSSVLTMLMNPTTVRRVFDNEFRVKAEEDVLTLPEMLDTIHASVWSELEKGGSGKFTARKPMISSLRRNLQREYLDRMIELTFPGSGSGEAYKPVSNLAMYKLRGLKDRIARVLDDKGAAGNLDAYTLAHLTEARTRIEKALDAGYTLNGGGGMGGMGGFIILGNTPETVQPTQQAPALQSIPTQYLPEEAPASQPVPAPKQ is encoded by the coding sequence ATGCTGATGCGGTTGGCCAGGATTGCGACGGCGGCGGCTCTGGTGGCGGCGTGCGGTCTCGCGACGCCGGTTGTGGCCCAGGACGGCGCCCCTTCTGGTGGTGGCGAGGCCCCGCAGTTCAAGCCCTTTGCCGAGGTGAGCAAGGGGTACGAGAAGGTGATCTCCACGGCGGACGGGCAGAGCTTCTACACGCTCTTCACCCGCAAGCGCGACGGGGGCATGCTGGCGGAGCTGCCCCGCGGGTGGGAGAGCCAGAAGCAGTTCATTGCCATGACGGTGGCCAGCGGCGAGAGCTATGCGGGCCTGCAGACCGGCGACCTGTACGTGTACTGGAAGCGGTTCGACAACCGCCTGATGCTCATGGAGCCCAACGTGGGCACCCGGAGCAACGGGGACCCTGAGAGCAAGAGCAGCGTCAAGAACCTGTTCACCGACCGGGTGATCCTGGATGTGCCGATCGTGTGCATGGGGCCCAACGGGCAGCCGGTGATCGACTTCAAGGCGCTGCTGGCCGGTCGCATCCGCGAGGTGTTCACCGCGGGCGGGGGCGTGGGGCGCGTTGGGCGCGGGGCGCTGAGCGCCAACGCGAGCCTGGCGACCATCAAGGATGCGAAGGCGTTCCCGAAGAACGTCGAGATCACGTACGAGATGCCCACGACCAACGGGCGGATCCAGGCGTTCCACTACTCGATCAGCTCGATCCCTGACAGCACGGGGTATCAGCCGCGGGTGGCGGATGACCGGGTGGGGTACTTCACCACGGTGTACCGCGACCTGGGCAAGTTCACCGACCGCGAGAAGTGGGTGCGGTACATCAACCGCTGGCACGTTGAGAAGCGCGATCCCAAGCTGAAGATGAGCCCGCCCAAGGAGCCCATCGTGTTCTACATCGACACCGCGGTACCGGTGCGCTACCGCACGGCGGTGCGCGAGGGCGTGCTGCGGTGGAACAAGGCCTTCGAGAAGGTGGGCATCAAGGACGCGATCGAGGTCTACCAGCAGGACGAGGCCACCAACCAGCACATGGACAAGGACCCGGAGGATGTGCGGTACAACTTCATCCGCTGGCTCTCCAATGACGAGGGCACGGCCATTGGCCCCAGCCGCACGCACCCGCTGACCGGGCAGATCCTGGACGCCGACGTGGTGCTGACCGACGGCTGGATCCGCCACTTCTGGGTGCAGTACAACGAGATCATGCCCGAGATCGCGATGGAGAACCTCTCCGGCGAGACGATCGCGTGGCTGGACAAGAACCCGCAGTGGGACCCGCGCGTCCGCCTGGCTGATCCGGGCGAGCGCGACGCCATCATCGCCCAGCGCGCCCGTCGCGGCGTGCTGGCGTACGGTGGGCACCCCATCGCCATGCACACCTCGGGCGCCCAGGAGCACGACTCCACGCGCCTGGCCGGCGCGCGGGAGTTCGACGGGTTGATCGGTCGCTCCAGCCAGTTCAACGGGCTGTGCCTGGCGGCCAAGGGCAAGGCGTTCGACATGGCCACCATGCAGATGACCATGGAGATCATGGACATGGACGAGGTGGCCAAGGCCTACGGCATCGAGACCGGGGCCGAGGGCGAGCCGGCTGAAGGAGAGAAGGGCGAGGGCAAGAAGAAGGAGAAGGGCGACTCGCTCGACGGGATCCCCGACTGGTTCGTGGGGCCGCTGCTGGCGGACCTGGTGAGCCATGAGGTGGGCCACACGCTGGGCCTGCGGCACAACTTCAAGGCCTCGGGCCAGTGGACGCTGGAAGAGGTCAACAGCGAGAAGGTGAAGGGCAAGAGCCCGATCACCGCGTCGATCATGGACTACACGCCCGTGAACTTCGCCATCAAGGACGGCAAGGCCACGGGCGACTTCGCGATGATTGACGTGGGCAAGTACGACTACTGGGCGATCGAGTACGGCTACACGCTGGATGATCCCAAGAAGGTGCTGGAGAAGGTGGGCGAGCCGGGCCACGAGTACGGCACCGACGAGGACGTCGGCGGGCCCGACCCCTTGGCGCAGCGTTATGACTTCTCCAAGAACCCGATCGATTACGCCAAGAGCCAGATGGAGCTGGCCAAGTACCACCGCGAGCGGCTGCTGGAGAAGTTCGCGAAGAACGGCGAGAGCTGGGCCAAGGTGCGGCGGGGCTACACCATCAGCCTGGGCATGCAGACGCGCGGGCTGAGCATGCTGTCGCCGTGGGTGGGCGGGGCGCACGTCAACCGCGACCACAAGGGCGACCCCAACGGTCGCGAGCCGATCGTGGTGGTTCCCGCGGCCCAGCAGCGCGAGGCGCTCAAGTGGGTCATCGAAAACTCGTTCTTCGATGAGAGCTTCGGGCTCACCCCCGAGCTGCTCCAGAAGATGACGGTGCAGAAGTGGCTGGACCAGGGCGGTGGTCGCGACGCGGCCGAGGACGCGACCTGGCCGGTGCACGACCGCATCGCGGGCATCCAGAGCTCGGTGCTAACGATGCTGATGAACCCCACGACGGTGCGGCGGGTGTTCGACAACGAGTTCCGCGTCAAGGCCGAGGAGGACGTGCTCACGCTGCCCGAGATGCTCGACACCATTCACGCGAGCGTGTGGAGTGAGCTCGAGAAGGGTGGCAGCGGCAAGTTCACGGCGCGCAAGCCGATGATCAGCAGCCTGCGCCGCAACCTGCAGCGCGAGTACCTCGACCGCATGATCGAGCTGACCTTCCCGGGCAGCGGCAGCGGCGAGGCGTACAAGCCGGTCTCCAACCTGGCGATGTACAAGCTGCGGGGCCTCAAGGACCGCATCGCCCGCGTGCTGGATGACAAGGGCGCGGCCGGGAACCTCGACGCGTACACGCTCGCTCACCTGACCGAGGCGCGCACGCGGATCGAGAAGGCCCTGGATGCCGGCTACACCCTCAACGGCGGCGGCGGCATGGGGGGCATGGGCGGGTTCATCATCCTGGGCAACACGCCCGAGACGGTGCAGCCCACGCAGCAGGCCCCGGCGCTGCAGTCGATCCCGACGCAGTACCTGCCGGAGGAGGCGCCGGCCTCGCAGCCGGTTCCCGCGCCGAAGCAGTGA
- a CDS encoding PEP/pyruvate-binding domain-containing protein, with amino-acid sequence MPARVLIAVLLALLPARAFAQVMRHTIDFWNDPFVASSSSEDPGWVKFAIVLSDPATVVFQNSNQYRFHYDFARQHLPPFIGVSRAQFDASTLHTTGQQAVLGAVLFPGFGSTTGANEFGVQLVGQDVYPREFVRDVFNTVKTKVLNNPAAVPLYMPTFEQSALAESERAWFAGEGITVASPARWARGNAVYAPGWALGRLKFVTASQIDAAYGAGTLLPTDILLTDGVPAEVPFVAGIVSLGPATPSSHVAILSQSYGVPFTHLAVAEDAARAQALEGRRVLLRAYDFFGGNEVLLLDTTDTLTQAQAAELLALKAPPVLQIQPMAVRGAYSVNTNPLTPADIRFVGGKASHYGILRRAIPASIRPGAAFTFDLWNAYLSQPLGNGRTLREEIAARLGHHTWPPASMAALRADLEGVRALFTSTAATTFSPTLQSAVLATLQDPQYGFDPNVKLRFRSSTNVEDSDDFTGAGLYESFSGCLADELDGDTVGPSICEPGEANERGVFRAIRRVYASFYNENAFMQRLRFGVNESQVGMGLLVHHSFPDETELANGVAVVRRNTFGNFEIRITSQVGATSITNPSDGSTPEQVEVLIFNFTSFTRLVRSSDRVPLGGTVMNWDTDYGALVSRLVSASDRYASEMNSPQHLLDFEFKKTTFGGAIEIKQMRPLPLPDITPSVVPYLVPQPTEYCVFQGEYGDVFANHRLKQRLTLDTGFVRLNRPLAGSFFTGARQVQRDGCATVEAQGPLAGFPQYQWSGGTSTITERWRSPDLTNARANALGVDSIPIMVSQVQSPVLTIRDLGHPINGMRGLGLQVTHDAPVRSIDWLNNPVWVNTESVMLCPCEELVPAGLVTREIDLPNGVQVTTSFYWPDPASGAVAGYTAHLTRWEQTVITGLTAQPIVLTGEQAQTYRPGHHNFSESFIFEPRLDPAVPATQLAELRGLGIAAIYLEGPPWEVEYLATLGPSCPTPCYQDFNGDGDHGTDQDIEAFFACIGGHCCAACGPADFNGDGDTGTDQDIEAFFRVLGGGAC; translated from the coding sequence ATGCCCGCCCGTGTACTGATCGCGGTCCTGCTCGCGCTGCTGCCCGCCCGCGCGTTCGCGCAGGTGATGCGCCACACCATCGACTTCTGGAACGACCCGTTCGTCGCCAGCTCCAGCAGCGAAGACCCGGGCTGGGTGAAGTTCGCGATCGTGCTGTCGGACCCCGCGACGGTGGTGTTCCAGAACAGCAACCAGTACCGCTTCCACTACGACTTCGCCCGCCAGCACCTGCCGCCGTTCATCGGCGTGAGCCGCGCCCAGTTCGACGCGTCCACGCTGCACACGACCGGCCAGCAGGCGGTGCTGGGGGCGGTGCTGTTCCCAGGCTTCGGCTCCACGACGGGCGCCAACGAGTTCGGCGTGCAGCTCGTCGGGCAGGACGTCTACCCGCGCGAGTTCGTGCGCGATGTGTTCAACACCGTCAAGACTAAGGTCCTCAACAACCCGGCCGCGGTGCCGCTGTACATGCCCACCTTCGAGCAGAGCGCCCTCGCTGAGAGCGAGCGGGCGTGGTTCGCGGGCGAGGGTATCACCGTGGCCAGCCCCGCACGCTGGGCCCGCGGGAACGCGGTGTACGCCCCGGGGTGGGCGCTGGGGCGGCTGAAGTTCGTCACCGCCTCGCAGATCGACGCCGCGTACGGCGCCGGCACGCTGCTGCCCACCGACATCCTGCTGACCGACGGCGTGCCCGCGGAGGTGCCGTTCGTCGCGGGCATCGTGTCGCTGGGGCCCGCGACGCCCAGCTCGCACGTGGCGATCCTGAGCCAGTCCTACGGCGTGCCCTTCACGCACCTGGCGGTGGCGGAGGACGCCGCGCGGGCGCAGGCGCTGGAGGGCCGGCGGGTGCTGCTGCGGGCGTACGACTTTTTCGGCGGGAACGAGGTGCTGCTGCTGGACACGACCGACACGCTGACGCAGGCGCAGGCCGCGGAGCTGCTGGCGCTCAAGGCCCCGCCGGTGCTGCAGATCCAGCCGATGGCGGTGCGGGGGGCGTACAGCGTGAACACGAACCCGCTCACGCCCGCGGATATCCGCTTCGTTGGCGGCAAGGCGTCGCACTACGGCATCCTGCGGCGGGCCATCCCCGCCAGCATCCGCCCGGGCGCGGCTTTCACCTTCGACCTGTGGAACGCGTACCTCTCGCAGCCCTTGGGGAACGGGCGCACGCTGCGCGAGGAGATCGCGGCACGCCTGGGGCACCACACCTGGCCGCCGGCGAGCATGGCGGCGCTGCGGGCGGACCTGGAGGGCGTGCGGGCGCTGTTCACCAGCACGGCGGCAACGACCTTCTCGCCCACGCTGCAATCGGCGGTGCTGGCGACGCTGCAGGACCCGCAGTACGGCTTTGATCCCAACGTCAAGCTCCGCTTCCGGTCCTCGACCAACGTGGAGGATTCCGACGACTTCACCGGTGCGGGGCTGTACGAGTCCTTCAGCGGCTGCCTGGCGGATGAGCTCGACGGCGACACCGTGGGCCCGAGCATCTGCGAGCCGGGCGAGGCCAACGAGCGCGGCGTGTTCCGTGCCATCCGGCGCGTGTACGCGAGCTTCTACAACGAGAACGCGTTCATGCAGCGGCTGCGGTTCGGCGTGAACGAGTCGCAGGTGGGCATGGGCCTGCTCGTGCATCACTCTTTCCCGGATGAGACCGAGCTGGCCAACGGCGTCGCCGTGGTCCGGCGGAACACCTTCGGGAACTTTGAGATTCGGATCACCTCGCAGGTGGGCGCGACCTCCATCACCAATCCCAGCGACGGCTCAACGCCCGAGCAGGTCGAGGTGCTCATCTTCAACTTCACGTCCTTCACGCGGCTGGTCCGCAGCAGCGACCGTGTGCCGCTGGGCGGCACGGTGATGAACTGGGACACCGACTACGGGGCCCTGGTCTCGCGGCTGGTGAGCGCGTCGGACCGCTACGCCTCCGAGATGAACTCCCCGCAGCACCTGCTGGACTTCGAGTTCAAGAAGACGACATTTGGCGGGGCGATTGAGATCAAGCAGATGCGCCCGCTGCCCCTGCCCGACATCACGCCGTCGGTGGTGCCGTACCTGGTGCCGCAGCCGACGGAGTACTGCGTGTTCCAGGGCGAGTACGGCGATGTGTTCGCCAACCACCGCCTCAAGCAGCGGCTGACCCTTGACACGGGGTTCGTGCGGCTGAACCGGCCGCTCGCGGGGTCGTTCTTCACCGGCGCACGCCAGGTGCAGCGGGATGGGTGTGCGACGGTCGAGGCACAGGGGCCGCTGGCGGGCTTCCCGCAGTACCAGTGGAGCGGCGGCACATCGACCATCACCGAGCGGTGGCGCTCGCCCGACCTGACGAATGCGCGGGCCAACGCGCTGGGCGTGGACTCAATCCCCATCATGGTCTCGCAGGTCCAGTCCCCAGTGCTCACCATCCGCGACCTGGGCCACCCCATCAACGGCATGCGCGGCCTCGGCCTGCAGGTCACGCACGACGCCCCGGTGCGGTCGATCGACTGGCTCAACAACCCCGTGTGGGTGAACACCGAGAGCGTGATGCTGTGCCCATGCGAGGAGCTGGTCCCGGCGGGGCTCGTCACGCGCGAGATCGACCTGCCCAACGGGGTGCAGGTGACCACGTCGTTCTACTGGCCTGACCCGGCGTCCGGGGCGGTCGCGGGCTACACCGCGCACCTGACCCGCTGGGAGCAGACGGTGATCACCGGCCTCACGGCCCAGCCGATCGTCCTGACGGGCGAGCAGGCCCAGACCTACCGCCCCGGGCACCACAACTTCTCGGAGAGTTTTATTTTCGAGCCCCGCCTGGACCCTGCGGTGCCGGCGACGCAGCTGGCCGAGCTGCGGGGGCTGGGCATCGCGGCGATCTACCTCGAGGGTCCGCCGTGGGAGGTCGAGTACCTGGCGACCCTCGGCCCGAGCTGCCCTACCCCCTGCTACCAGGACTTCAACGGCGACGGCGACCACGGCACCGATCAGGACATCGAGGCCTTCTTCGCCTGCATCGGCGGCCACTGCTGCGCGGCGTGCGGTCCGGCGGACTTCAACGGGGACGGGGACACCGGGACGGACCAGGACATCGAGGCGTTTTTCAGGGTTCTGGGCGGGGGGGCGTGCTAG
- a CDS encoding type II secretion system protein, which produces MRVTTSRARGFTLIELLVVISIIALLMAILLPTLSGAREAARRTKCLANLKGIGQGVQLYLNTEGKGYILPKVRPLNSGTNQNDPSLFDVMVRYVDAAVPQETAPDSGEWVVSDPWKCPSDQKTWRATGTSWEYPPGDAMLAAEMAVLSNVQHAVSKAYEVFPVKLPILVDANDWHNPRYDVETRSGDGSSESLERRWDRNGLIYGDLHAEKVPFQQNTSTLQDFFELVRQFSGGFGSP; this is translated from the coding sequence ATGAGGGTGACGACATCCAGGGCACGCGGCTTTACGCTCATCGAGCTGCTGGTGGTGATCTCGATTATCGCGCTGCTGATGGCCATCCTGCTGCCCACGCTCAGCGGGGCTCGGGAGGCGGCCCGGCGGACCAAGTGCCTGGCCAACCTCAAGGGCATCGGCCAGGGCGTGCAGCTGTACCTGAACACCGAGGGCAAGGGGTACATCCTGCCCAAGGTGCGGCCGCTGAACAGCGGGACCAACCAGAACGATCCGTCGCTGTTCGACGTGATGGTGCGGTACGTGGACGCGGCCGTGCCGCAGGAGACGGCGCCGGACTCGGGCGAGTGGGTGGTGAGCGACCCGTGGAAGTGCCCGTCGGACCAGAAGACGTGGCGGGCGACGGGGACCAGTTGGGAGTACCCGCCGGGTGATGCGATGCTGGCGGCGGAGATGGCCGTGCTCAGCAACGTGCAGCATGCGGTGAGCAAGGCGTACGAGGTGTTCCCGGTCAAGCTGCCGATCTTGGTGGATGCCAACGACTGGCACAACCCGCGGTATGACGTGGAGACACGCTCCGGCGATGGCAGCAGCGAGTCTCTCGAGCGTCGGTGGGACCGCAACGGCCTGATCTATGGTGACCTGCACGCAGAGAAGGTTCCGTTCCAGCAAAACACGAGCACTCTCCAAGACTTCTTCGAACTGGTCCGCCAGTTCAGCGGCGGCTTTGGTTCACCCTGA